A DNA window from Brassica napus cultivar Da-Ae chromosome C1, Da-Ae, whole genome shotgun sequence contains the following coding sequences:
- the LOC106387287 gene encoding 40S ribosomal protein S7, which produces MFSAQNKIHKDKGVAPTEFEERVAQAFFDLENTNQELKSDLKDLYINQAVSMDIAGNRKAVVIYVPFRLRKAFRKIHSRLVRELEKKFSGNDVIFVATRRIMRPPKKGSAVQRPRNRTLTSVHEAMLEDVAYPAEIVGKRTRYRVDGTKIMKVYLEPKERNNTEYKLETMVGVYRKLTGKDVVFEYPVADP; this is translated from the exons ATGTTCTCTGCTCAGAACAAGATCCACAAGGATAAGGGTGTGGCACCAACCGAGTTTGAGGAGCGAGTCGCTCAG GCTTTCTTTGATTTGGAAAACACCAACCAGGAGCTGAAAAGTGACTTGAAAGATCTCTACATCAACCAAGCTGT TTCAATGGATATTGCTGGCAACCGCAAGGCTGTTGTGATCTACGTTCCGTTCAGATTGAGGAAAGCCTTCCGCAAGATTCATTCCCGTCTTGTCAGAGAGCTTGAGAAGAAGTTCAGCGGTAACGACGTTATCTTTGTTGCCACCAGAAGAATCATGCGTCCCCCTAAGAAAGGCTCTGCTGTTCAGAGACCGCGCAACAGGACTCTCACTTCCGTCCATGAAGCCATGCTTGAGGATGTCGCTTACCCTGCTGAGATTGTTGGAAAGCGTACCAGATACCGTGTTGATGGCACCAAGATCATGAAG GTGTATTTGGAGCCTAAGGAGAGGAACAACACTGAGTACAAGCTTGAGACTATGGTTGGTGTGTACAGGAAACTTACAGGGAAAGATGTAGTTTTCGAGTACCCAGTCGCTGATCCTTAA